In Flavobacterium praedii, the DNA window CTGGCAAAAGTAAAATAATCACCCAAACCAAGATTGTAAAACTCAAGAGCGTCTTTTTCACGCATGGCGTTATCTACCTTGTTCACCGCCAATAAAACGGGTTTCGTTACTTTACGCAACAAACGGGCAACAACATCGTCCATTGGGGTAATCCCCTCTTCAACATCTACCACAAAAATAATAACATCGGCCTCATCGATAGCCAATTCTACTTGTTTGCGTATCTCTCCTTCAAAAACATCATCCGATCCACGAACGTATCCTCCCGTATCAATCACAGAAAACTCTTTTCCGTTCCACTCGCTTTTACCATAGTTTCTATCTCTGGTTACCCCAGAAACCGAATCTACAATAGCTTCTCTTCTTTGTATCAGCCTATTAAAAAGGGTTGATTTCCCTACATTAGGTCTTCCTACTATCGCAACAATATTGTTCATAATATAAATTCAAATATTTATTTCTCCCGAATACTGCTTTCCAGTTTCGGGTTGCAAAGGTAGTGTTTAAAACCATGAATATCAATTTTTTTGGTATATTAGCACAACCTTACCAACTTAACCACTTCATTTCTAAAATTATGGACACCAATAATGAGATCCGTTTGCGTTTGCGATTTTACAAAGATGTCAATCAGAACATCGATTCCTTGCGTCAAAAATTCATCCAATTTACGACCACCCATTCTCCAGATTATATTTTAAAAATAAAAGAATACCACATTTGGATCAACATCAAAGGCGACAAAAAAGCCTATTGGTCACCGCATTTGCATCTCGAAATGGAATCCAAAGGCGAAAACCAAACCCATATTCGAGGACTATTTGGCCCCGATCCCAATTTATGGACGTTTTTCATGTTTTTACACTTTATGATTGCGGGAACTTTCATCATTTTTTGCGGCATCGCCTACTCTGACTACGTTCTAAAAAAATCCACAACCAGTGATTTCCTTGTAATGTCTCTTATGGTTTTCGCGTGGTTTCTACTCTATGTCATCGCCAAACAAATCCGAAGAAATGGCGAAAATCAAATGAATGATATCGAAAAATTGTTTCTGGAAATCATAGAATATCAATAACAAGCAGCCAATCCAGCTCTCCATTGCAACTCCTCGCTCAAAAAGGAGTTGTTCCAATGCGCTTGCACGAGCTTCTTTCAGTCGCTCAGCAACCACAGGAACAACTACCTTTTTTCACTGTGGGGTTTTCATTTCACACGAGCGAAGCGAACTGGCGAAGCAATCTGGGCTAAAAAAAAATCAGCATTAGAAACAAATTCCAATACTGATTTAAAATTATTTAATTTCAATCTTTTATAGGTCATCAAATTCACTGAACACTAAAAAATTGAAAACTGAACACTACTTATTGATTATACCCAAAACGCTTCAGCATATTCGCGTTACTTCTCCAGTTTTTATTCACTTTCACATACAATTCAATATGGATTTGCTTCCCGAAGAATTTTTCTAGATCCACACGGGCTTCCATTCCCACTTTTTTCAAAGCAGCACCTTTGTGACCAATGATAATTCCTTTTTGGGTATCGCGCTCCACCATAATCAAAGAACGAATGCGAATGATATTCTCATCTTCAAAAAATTCTTCGGTTACGATTTCTACAGCATACGGAATTTCTTTGCTGTAGTTCAATAATATTTTTTCACGGATTGTTTCATTTACAAAGAAACGTTCCGGTTTGTCCGTTAATTGATCTTTTGGATAATACGCGGGCGATTCTGGTAACAACGAAATGATTCTTTGAAAAACTTCGGGAACATTAAAATTCTGCAAAGCTGAAATCGGATAAATCTCGGCGTTTGGAACTTTAGCAGTCCAAAAAGCGACTTGTTCTTCCAATTGCGTTTGATTTGAATTGTCAATTTTATTCAACAATAACAAAACTGGAATTTTCGAATGGATAATTTTATTAAAAAAAGCTTCGTCTTTCAATTCCTGCTCACCAATCTCGACCATATAGATCAAGATATCGGCATCTTCAAAAGCGGACTTCACGAAGTTCATCATCGATTCCTGCATTTCGTAGGCCGGTTTGATGATTCCAGGCGTATCCGATAAGATCATTTGAAAATCTTCCCCGTTTACAATTCCTAAAATTCTATGACGTGTTGTTTGTGCTTTAGACGTAATAATGGATAACCTTTCACCAACAAAGGCGTTCATTAGTGTTGATTTCCCAACGTTTGGATTCCCTATGATGTTTACAAAACCTGCTTTATGTGACATTTCTACTTAAATTTATGCTGCAAAGGTAGTCATATCAAGTCAATACAGGAAATAAAACATTTTTTAAAGTTTTCATTGGATTTGTCAAAATTCGGCGTATCTTTGCACCCGAAACATCGCGGGATAGAGCAGTAGGCAGCTCGTCGGGCTCATAACCCGAAGGTCACAGGTTCGAGTCCTGTTCCCGCTACTAAGGTAGCCTTATTGAGATTACAAAACGCACATCGCGGGATAGAGCAGTAGGCAGCTCGTCGGGCTCATAACCCGAAGGTCACAGGTTCGAGTCCTGTTCCCGCTACTAGAAAAGCTTCAGAGAAATCTGGAGCTTTTTTTATGCTTTAAAAATAGTTACTTGAGATATTCTTTTTTCAAAATTGCCAACAATCTAGAAAAAAAAGACCGCTCAATCTGAACAGTCTTTTTTATACATTAAAGAAATAAGTTTATACAGCAAACAAACCTTGCTTGTGGGCGTTGTATAAAACCAAATCGTAAGGGACTAATTTTGGAGCAACTTTCTCTGAATCAGCATCAAATTGAATACCGTTATGTTTTCTAAACAAGTAAATCTCCTTTAAGCAATTAGACAAACTCTGGTGAATAAATGTCGTAAAAGTCGGTAACTGCTTATCGCCTACCAATAAGTCAATTTGGTAATTCGAACTGCTTTTTGATAAATTGTTCCCGATTATTCTTAAAGTAAATGTTGTTGGGATTCCGTTTTGTTTCCCTTGATACTGTACTACCATACTATTTAAAATTAAAATGTGGTTAAATTAAAATTATTATCCAAACTCTATATTCATTGAATTCTTTATTAAAGCTTTTATAAATACGAAATCGATATAATAACAGCTCTAAAATTATTAACTTATAACAAAGCTACTCAATAAAACCGTTTCAAGCCCAATTAAAGCATGTAAATTTTTCATAATTTATTTCTCAAAATGACTATTATAAACCACAAACACTTTTAAACTTTTAGAAAACGAAAAACCCTGTAAAGTATG includes these proteins:
- the era gene encoding GTPase Era, translating into MSHKAGFVNIIGNPNVGKSTLMNAFVGERLSIITSKAQTTRHRILGIVNGEDFQMILSDTPGIIKPAYEMQESMMNFVKSAFEDADILIYMVEIGEQELKDEAFFNKIIHSKIPVLLLLNKIDNSNQTQLEEQVAFWTAKVPNAEIYPISALQNFNVPEVFQRIISLLPESPAYYPKDQLTDKPERFFVNETIREKILLNYSKEIPYAVEIVTEEFFEDENIIRIRSLIMVERDTQKGIIIGHKGAALKKVGMEARVDLEKFFGKQIHIELYVKVNKNWRSNANMLKRFGYNQ